In Streptomyces nojiriensis, one genomic interval encodes:
- a CDS encoding DUF4255 domain-containing protein, whose amino-acid sequence MAGYRALAAVGRSVVDLLNRQFIEEIPVGPRPEAVLAGPVDFDKVDTAGAVIRRPAVTVYCYRLSIDRETRPSWAAVAAQDGMSRLPLRMHLLIAAWDRFVESELEWLGLATRALESAGPLTGPLLHASGDWEAGDSVQIIPDDLAMDSMSEAFQAMTTDYRLCMPYLARVIRIDGRPGRASGEVTVVATGVSEKAR is encoded by the coding sequence ATGGCTGGATACCGGGCACTCGCCGCCGTGGGGCGCAGCGTCGTCGACCTGCTCAACCGGCAGTTCATCGAGGAGATCCCCGTGGGCCCGCGCCCGGAGGCAGTCCTCGCCGGGCCGGTGGATTTCGACAAGGTGGACACCGCCGGAGCCGTCATCCGCCGGCCCGCGGTCACCGTGTACTGCTACCGGCTGAGCATCGACCGCGAGACCCGGCCCTCCTGGGCGGCCGTCGCGGCCCAGGACGGGATGTCCCGGCTACCGCTGAGGATGCATCTGCTCATCGCCGCATGGGACAGGTTCGTCGAATCGGAACTGGAATGGCTCGGCCTCGCCACCCGCGCACTGGAGAGCGCGGGCCCGCTCACCGGCCCCCTCCTCCACGCCAGCGGGGACTGGGAAGCGGGGGATTCGGTGCAGATCATCCCCGACGACCTGGCGATGGACTCGATGAGCGAGGCGTTCCAGGCGATGACCACCGACTACCGGCTCTGCATGCCCTACCTCGCCCGGGTCATCCGGATCGACGGACGGCCCGGACGGGCATCCGGCGAGGTCACCGTCGTCGCCACCGGGGTGTCGGAGAAGGCCCGATGA
- a CDS encoding peroxidase family protein has protein sequence MDEVEPYERYSGGSPEAERLVFERLARELLRVQLKVRRRSGAAAVDRTFHAKAALGVENARLRFREDLPEALRAGFARPGAEYPVTVRLSNASGARRPDFAPDLRGAALRVEVGPGESHDLLMTSFPVSHARDAREFVAFAKAMAGADSRLRKGYALFLKLPLAVGWPTAARMRRNVVAGTRRTVRSLALETYWSRGAILWGDRGPVRYQLRPAADAPPAPEASRTDPDYLRRELSQRLRQADVVFELCVQRYVDARRTPVEDGAAEWHEGVAPVLPVATLTIARQDIHTAEARACAARVDLLAFNPWHTSKGFRPLGNLNRARKVAYEASSAHRLGRRFVTVEPRRNALLGAPLRAGFRTVNRFVPWHRLPTPLGLLNLMAFRQTLRRHNLIDTEAHEAPPEAGPVEAPPDEELLVRRSYDGSYNDLSAPRMGAVGATFGRTMPPVYRPDLFDSPNPVTVSRELLRREAFIPATSLNIIAAAWIQFQVHDWVKHKRFPVATRSVEVPLPPGGTWQNTPGGPHEAVMRFGEDEAVPAPGGGRPPIVFASDVSHWWDGSEVYGGDRSTAKSLREPDGGAGLRLEEGHLPGGSNGVPLTGFTDNWWLGLSAMHTLFAREHNAVCEALRHEYPRMDEDRVYHTARLVVSALIAKIHTVEWTPAILATETLDIGMKTNWQGPPKNWLDQLGVWLLEANGRQGIPKTLPDHHGAPYSLTEDFVTVYRMHPLMPDDYELVDHRFGRRLDTLDFAALQGAATEPLIRKTGLVNTLYSLGIAHPGAITLHNFPRALQAFRRDGEVIDLSVVDLVRTRRRGVPRYNDFRAGLHKPRIRRFEDLSSDPETVARLRDVYRSVDDIDTMVGLFAENPPTGFGFSDTAFRVFILMASRRLQSDRFLTVDFRPEVYTPLGMDWIERGGMTSVILRHCPELAGILPRGASAFAPWRPVQPVRNGNGRG, from the coding sequence ATGGACGAGGTCGAACCGTACGAACGCTACTCCGGCGGCAGCCCGGAGGCCGAGCGGCTGGTCTTCGAGCGGCTGGCGCGTGAGCTCCTGCGGGTGCAGCTCAAGGTGAGGAGGCGCAGCGGCGCCGCCGCTGTCGACCGGACCTTCCACGCCAAGGCGGCCCTCGGTGTGGAGAACGCCCGGCTGAGGTTCCGCGAGGACCTTCCGGAGGCCCTGCGGGCGGGTTTCGCCAGGCCCGGAGCCGAGTACCCGGTCACGGTCCGGCTGTCCAACGCGAGCGGAGCCCGCCGGCCCGACTTCGCGCCCGATCTGCGCGGGGCGGCGCTGCGCGTCGAGGTGGGCCCCGGTGAGTCCCACGATCTGCTGATGACGAGCTTCCCGGTCTCCCACGCCCGCGACGCGCGTGAGTTCGTCGCCTTCGCCAAGGCCATGGCAGGTGCCGACTCGCGGCTGCGCAAGGGGTACGCCCTGTTCCTCAAGCTGCCCCTCGCGGTCGGCTGGCCCACGGCCGCCCGGATGCGGCGCAACGTCGTCGCGGGAACCCGGCGCACGGTGCGCAGCCTGGCTCTGGAGACGTACTGGAGCCGCGGCGCGATCCTGTGGGGCGACCGCGGACCGGTGCGCTACCAGCTGCGGCCCGCCGCGGATGCCCCGCCGGCCCCGGAGGCGTCGCGCACGGATCCCGACTACCTGCGGCGCGAGCTCTCCCAGCGGCTGCGCCAGGCGGACGTCGTCTTCGAGCTGTGCGTGCAGCGCTACGTGGACGCCCGGCGCACGCCCGTCGAGGACGGCGCGGCCGAGTGGCACGAGGGTGTCGCGCCCGTCCTGCCGGTGGCGACGCTGACCATTGCGCGCCAGGACATCCACACCGCCGAGGCCCGCGCCTGTGCGGCGCGGGTCGACCTGCTGGCGTTCAACCCGTGGCACACCTCGAAGGGCTTCCGCCCCCTGGGCAACCTCAACCGTGCCCGCAAGGTCGCCTACGAGGCGAGCAGCGCCCACCGCCTGGGCCGGCGCTTCGTGACGGTCGAGCCGCGCCGCAACGCCCTGCTCGGGGCACCGCTGCGGGCCGGCTTCCGCACGGTCAACCGCTTCGTCCCGTGGCACCGGCTGCCCACCCCGCTGGGCCTGCTCAACCTCATGGCCTTCCGGCAGACGCTGCGGCGGCACAACCTCATCGACACCGAAGCCCACGAGGCTCCGCCCGAAGCCGGTCCGGTGGAGGCCCCGCCCGATGAGGAGCTGCTGGTCAGGCGCAGCTACGACGGCTCGTACAACGATCTGTCGGCGCCGCGGATGGGCGCTGTCGGGGCGACGTTCGGCCGCACCATGCCGCCCGTCTACCGCCCGGACCTCTTCGACTCGCCCAATCCGGTCACCGTGAGCCGGGAGCTCCTGCGGCGTGAGGCGTTCATCCCCGCGACCTCGCTGAACATCATCGCCGCCGCGTGGATCCAGTTCCAGGTGCACGACTGGGTCAAGCACAAGAGGTTTCCCGTCGCCACCCGGAGCGTCGAGGTGCCGCTGCCCCCCGGCGGCACCTGGCAGAACACCCCGGGAGGCCCGCACGAGGCGGTGATGCGCTTCGGCGAGGACGAGGCGGTTCCCGCGCCCGGCGGCGGCCGGCCGCCGATCGTGTTCGCAAGCGACGTGTCGCACTGGTGGGACGGCTCGGAGGTCTACGGCGGTGACCGGTCCACTGCGAAGTCGCTGCGCGAGCCCGACGGCGGCGCCGGCCTCCGGCTGGAGGAGGGGCACCTGCCGGGCGGCTCGAACGGCGTCCCCCTCACCGGGTTCACCGACAACTGGTGGCTCGGCCTCAGCGCCATGCACACCCTGTTCGCCCGTGAGCACAACGCGGTGTGCGAGGCCCTGCGGCACGAGTATCCGCGCATGGACGAGGACCGGGTCTACCACACGGCCAGGCTGGTCGTGTCCGCCCTGATCGCGAAGATCCACACGGTCGAGTGGACCCCCGCGATCCTCGCGACCGAGACGCTCGACATCGGCATGAAGACCAACTGGCAGGGACCGCCGAAGAACTGGCTCGACCAGCTCGGTGTCTGGCTGCTGGAGGCGAACGGGCGCCAGGGCATCCCGAAGACCCTGCCCGACCACCACGGTGCCCCGTACTCCCTCACGGAGGATTTCGTCACCGTCTACCGGATGCACCCGCTGATGCCCGACGACTACGAGCTCGTCGACCACCGGTTCGGCCGCAGGCTCGACACCCTGGACTTCGCCGCCCTCCAGGGCGCCGCGACGGAGCCGCTCATCCGCAAGACCGGGCTGGTGAACACCCTGTACTCACTGGGCATCGCCCACCCGGGCGCGATCACCCTGCACAACTTCCCGCGCGCCCTGCAGGCGTTCCGGCGGGACGGGGAGGTGATCGACCTCTCCGTGGTCGACCTGGTGCGCACCCGGCGCCGCGGCGTCCCCCGCTACAACGACTTCCGGGCCGGCCTGCACAAGCCGCGGATCCGGCGTTTCGAGGACCTGTCCTCCGATCCGGAGACGGTCGCACGGCTGCGTGACGTCTACCGTTCGGTGGACGACATCGACACGATGGTGGGGCTCTTCGCGGAGAATCCGCCCACGGGGTTCGGCTTCAGCGACACCGCCTTCCGCGTGTTCATCCTGATGGCCAGCCGACGGTTGCAGAGCGACCGTTTCCTCACGGTCGACTTCCGGCCGGAGGTCTACACGCCCCTGGGCATGGACTGGATCGAACGGGGCGGCATGACGAGCGTCATCCTGCGGCACTGCCCCGAGCTGGCGGGCATCCTGCCGCGCGGGGCCAGTGCCTTCGCGCCCTGGCGCCCGGTCCAGCCGGTCCGGAACGGCAACGGCCGCGGCTGA
- a CDS encoding AfsR/SARP family transcriptional regulator, with the protein MRFTVLGPVEVVAPGSDAPGLAPRHRALLAYLLLHSGVAISTDRLIDAMWGPLPPDSARAQIQTTIAAIRRMLRASGADRMLATRPAGYVITPEPGQLDLDAFTGLIAEAPAPSGDPGDTVDRIRAALALWRGEPLADITAHYLQSARARLNGQLLTAVERLAELELARGRHDALIDELSVHAAANPLRERLCCQLMLALHRAGRQTDALHVARTFRTTLADEQGLDPGHAFGKLEQDILRDAPDLRPPVTAPARPQGINFLPYDVPDFTGREGELDGLIRLWSGNDGGVVTISAIDGMAGVGKTALAVHAGHRLADRFPDGQLFIDLQAHTAGQAPLDAGAALEVLLGQLGVPAAHIPASSADRAALWRSELSGRRVLAVLDNALGADQVRQLLPGSSRALILITSRRRLTDLDGAHALSLNVLPAADAVELFTAIVGDRAAAEPLAVLDVLQLCGFLPLAVRIAAARLHHRPRWTVAYLADRLRDQRRRLSELATAERGVAAAFTLSYEQLTVDQQRMFRLLGLQPGRDISPEAAAALADLPLERAETLLEDLLDAHVLSQHQLGRYTFHDLLREHALATAAAQEAPDAQRAALGRLFHHYLHTASTAIDHLYPEGRNRRPRIPAPDTPAPLPQDEAEAITWLDGERANLIASGQYAAEHDWLSHTGQLAATLHRYLLGHAHQADALVLGGLALRAARRSGDKAAEARTLIDLGQVHFWWHGAYEQAAEHYRNALDLAREIGDQGAAAGALQALAAVATRRREYDRAHDHCAQSLVLFRELGDRGGEARCLTDLGTVHERRGRYEDAHEHHRQALHVYRETGSRIGETIVLNNIGLLCQRQGRYDEARRRHHQALELSRRFDFPGDEAESLNALAEAARSMGDLARAAAEHDTALALAREFSYRPEQARAHDGLAHVHRDLGRIDLAHEHARAALDLYTALAVPEADEIRTFLTGLPPTADEPEPPVASTAGRPS; encoded by the coding sequence ATGCGGTTCACGGTCCTCGGCCCGGTGGAGGTCGTGGCTCCCGGTTCGGATGCGCCCGGCCTGGCACCCCGTCATCGTGCGCTCCTCGCCTACCTGTTGCTGCACTCCGGGGTCGCGATCAGCACGGATCGCCTGATCGACGCGATGTGGGGGCCGCTGCCGCCGGATTCCGCCCGCGCGCAGATCCAGACCACGATCGCAGCGATCCGGCGGATGCTGCGCGCTTCGGGAGCCGACCGGATGCTGGCCACGCGGCCGGCCGGGTACGTGATCACCCCCGAGCCGGGACAGCTCGATCTGGACGCGTTCACCGGCCTGATCGCCGAGGCGCCGGCCCCCTCCGGCGATCCGGGGGACACCGTGGACCGGATACGCGCCGCGCTGGCACTGTGGCGGGGAGAGCCGCTGGCCGACATCACGGCCCACTACCTCCAGAGCGCCAGAGCGCGTCTGAACGGGCAGCTCCTGACCGCCGTCGAGCGCCTGGCCGAGCTGGAACTGGCCCGGGGGAGGCATGACGCCCTCATCGACGAACTGTCCGTCCACGCGGCCGCCAACCCCTTGCGGGAACGGCTCTGCTGCCAGCTGATGCTCGCCCTCCACCGCGCCGGACGCCAGACCGACGCGTTGCACGTGGCCAGAACCTTCCGGACGACCCTGGCCGACGAACAGGGACTGGACCCCGGCCACGCCTTCGGCAAGCTCGAACAGGACATCCTGCGGGACGCCCCCGATCTGCGGCCGCCGGTCACCGCGCCGGCGAGGCCGCAGGGGATCAACTTCCTGCCGTACGACGTCCCGGACTTCACCGGACGCGAAGGCGAGCTCGACGGGCTGATCCGGCTCTGGTCGGGCAACGACGGTGGCGTCGTGACGATTTCGGCGATCGACGGGATGGCCGGGGTCGGCAAGACGGCGCTCGCGGTCCACGCGGGGCACCGCCTCGCCGACCGGTTCCCTGACGGACAGCTCTTCATCGACCTGCAGGCGCACACCGCCGGCCAGGCGCCGCTCGACGCCGGTGCCGCGCTCGAGGTGCTCCTGGGGCAACTCGGCGTGCCCGCAGCACACATACCCGCCTCGTCGGCCGATCGCGCCGCGCTCTGGCGGTCCGAACTCTCCGGCCGCCGCGTGCTGGCCGTGCTGGACAACGCCCTCGGCGCCGACCAGGTACGGCAGTTGCTGCCCGGATCCTCCCGCGCACTCATCCTGATCACCAGCCGACGGCGGCTGACCGACCTGGACGGGGCGCACGCCCTGTCCCTGAACGTGCTGCCCGCCGCGGACGCCGTGGAGTTGTTCACGGCGATCGTCGGCGATCGGGCGGCCGCCGAACCCCTGGCCGTCCTCGACGTCCTGCAGTTGTGCGGATTCCTTCCGCTGGCCGTCCGCATCGCTGCCGCCCGCCTGCACCATCGCCCCCGCTGGACCGTCGCCTACCTGGCCGACCGGCTCCGCGACCAGCGCCGCAGACTCTCCGAACTGGCCACCGCGGAGCGGGGAGTGGCAGCGGCGTTCACGCTGTCGTACGAGCAGCTGACCGTGGATCAGCAGCGCATGTTCCGGCTCCTGGGGCTCCAGCCGGGCCGTGACATCAGCCCCGAGGCGGCCGCCGCGCTGGCCGACCTCCCGCTCGAGCGGGCCGAGACGCTCCTGGAAGACCTTCTGGACGCCCACGTCCTGTCCCAGCACCAGCTCGGCCGCTACACCTTCCACGACCTGCTGCGCGAACACGCCCTGGCCACCGCGGCCGCCCAGGAAGCCCCCGACGCCCAGCGCGCAGCCCTGGGCCGACTGTTCCACCACTACCTCCACACCGCGAGCACGGCCATCGACCACCTCTACCCGGAGGGCAGGAACCGCAGGCCCCGCATCCCCGCGCCGGACACCCCGGCCCCGCTCCCACAGGACGAGGCCGAGGCGATCACCTGGCTGGACGGCGAACGCGCGAACCTCATCGCGTCCGGCCAGTACGCGGCCGAGCACGACTGGCTCTCCCACACCGGCCAACTGGCCGCCACCCTGCACCGCTACCTGCTGGGCCACGCCCACCAGGCCGACGCGCTGGTCCTCGGCGGCCTGGCACTGCGAGCCGCCCGCCGGAGCGGCGACAAGGCCGCCGAAGCACGCACGCTCATCGATCTCGGCCAGGTGCACTTCTGGTGGCACGGCGCCTACGAGCAAGCGGCCGAGCACTACCGGAACGCCCTGGACCTCGCGCGCGAGATCGGCGACCAGGGCGCCGCGGCCGGCGCACTGCAGGCCCTCGCCGCCGTCGCCACACGGCGGCGGGAATACGACCGGGCCCACGACCATTGCGCGCAGTCGCTGGTGCTCTTCCGCGAGCTCGGCGACCGCGGTGGCGAAGCCAGATGCCTGACCGACCTCGGTACCGTCCACGAACGCCGAGGACGGTACGAGGACGCCCACGAGCACCACCGGCAAGCCCTGCACGTGTACCGCGAGACGGGATCCCGCATCGGCGAGACCATCGTGCTGAACAACATCGGGCTGCTGTGCCAACGCCAGGGCCGCTACGACGAGGCCCGGCGCCGGCACCACCAGGCCCTGGAACTGAGCCGCAGGTTCGACTTCCCCGGAGACGAGGCCGAATCGCTCAACGCCCTGGCGGAAGCGGCCCGGTCCATGGGCGACCTCGCCCGGGCCGCAGCCGAACACGACACCGCGCTCGCCCTCGCCCGCGAGTTCAGCTACCGCCCCGAGCAGGCCCGCGCCCACGACGGTCTGGCGCACGTCCACCGCGACCTCGGCCGCATCGACCTCGCCCACGAACACGCCCGGGCGGCCCTTGACCTCTACACCGCCCTCGCCGTCCCCGAGGCGGACGAGATCCGCACCTTCCTCACCGGCCTGCCGCCGACCGCGGACGAACCCGAACCGCCGGTGGCATCCACCGCCGGCCGGCCGTCGTGA
- a CDS encoding carboxymuconolactone decarboxylase family protein — protein sequence MPRLHTAEPEIATGQAAALFTATHRALGVVPNLARVMANSPSVLKGYLGAVTVLSTEGTLSADVGERIALLVAQENGSDYCLSVHAFRGTRTAGLSAAEATRARRGEADDPWAAAVLDLAAAMVRDRGAVADEQLAAARRAGLSDGQIVEVVAHVALNVFTNYLATAARIDVDWPLLRHTD from the coding sequence ATGCCAAGACTCCACACCGCCGAACCGGAGATCGCGACCGGTCAAGCCGCAGCTCTGTTCACCGCCACGCACCGGGCCCTGGGGGTCGTCCCCAACCTGGCCAGGGTGATGGCCAACAGCCCGTCCGTACTGAAGGGGTACCTGGGCGCCGTCACCGTCCTGAGCACGGAGGGAACCCTGTCGGCGGACGTGGGCGAGCGCATCGCGTTGCTGGTGGCGCAGGAGAACGGGTCCGACTACTGCCTGTCGGTGCACGCGTTCCGCGGGACCAGGACGGCCGGGCTGAGTGCGGCCGAGGCCACCCGCGCCCGCCGGGGCGAGGCCGACGACCCCTGGGCCGCCGCCGTCTTGGATCTGGCCGCCGCGATGGTCCGTGACCGCGGAGCCGTTGCCGACGAGCAGCTGGCCGCGGCCCGGCGCGCCGGCCTGTCCGACGGGCAGATCGTCGAGGTCGTCGCCCATGTCGCTCTGAACGTGTTCACCAACTACCTCGCCACGGCTGCCCGTATCGACGTCGACTGGCCGCTCCTGCGCCACACCGACTGA
- a CDS encoding VOC family protein, producing the protein MNVSSSTLSLTVADVDASRDFLCTHLGYRVVMADDGFASLTRGDAAIDVVLLRSGTEVLPPEQRDRQASGLILALTVTDLAAQEARLRAAGAPITMPLREEPWGERLFQMTDPNGVVVQLVEWAAAADADPAGNDETAPWS; encoded by the coding sequence ATGAACGTCTCCTCCTCCACCCTCTCCCTGACCGTCGCCGACGTGGACGCCTCCCGCGACTTCCTGTGCACCCACCTCGGATACCGAGTGGTCATGGCCGACGACGGCTTCGCCTCCCTGACACGCGGCGACGCCGCGATCGACGTCGTCCTGCTCCGCAGCGGCACGGAGGTCCTCCCACCCGAGCAGCGCGACCGGCAGGCGTCCGGTCTGATCCTTGCGCTCACCGTCACCGACCTCGCGGCGCAGGAGGCCCGTCTGCGCGCGGCGGGCGCCCCCATCACCATGCCCCTGCGCGAAGAGCCGTGGGGTGAGCGGCTGTTCCAGATGACCGACCCCAACGGGGTCGTCGTCCAGCTCGTCGAATGGGCGGCCGCCGCCGACGCCGATCCGGCCGGCAACGACGAGACCGCGCCGTGGTCGTGA
- a CDS encoding FKBP-type peptidyl-prolyl cis-trans isomerase — MSELTKPEIELPEGDAPQELTIRDLVVGDGPEAKPGRVVRVHYVGVTFETGTEFDASWDRGQPFKFAVGGGRVIKGWDRGLRGMKVGGRREIIIPPRLGYGNQSPSPLIPANSTLVFVVDLLSVV; from the coding sequence ATGAGTGAACTGACGAAGCCCGAGATCGAACTTCCGGAGGGTGATGCTCCGCAGGAGCTGACCATCCGGGACCTCGTCGTCGGGGACGGGCCCGAGGCGAAGCCGGGCAGGGTCGTCCGGGTTCACTACGTCGGGGTCACGTTCGAGACCGGAACGGAGTTCGACGCCTCATGGGACCGGGGGCAGCCGTTCAAGTTCGCCGTGGGCGGCGGCAGGGTCATCAAGGGCTGGGACCGGGGACTCAGGGGGATGAAGGTCGGCGGTCGGCGCGAGATCATCATTCCCCCGCGGCTCGGCTACGGCAACCAGTCCCCCTCGCCGCTGATCCCGGCAAATTCCACGCTCGTCTTCGTCGTGGACCTGCTCTCGGTGGTCTGA
- a CDS encoding DUF899 domain-containing protein — protein sequence MHEHRIGTQEEFEAAREELLVQEKELTRRGDQLARKRRDLPWVRVEKDYRFETEGGTGTLADLFAGRSQLLVYHFMFGPPYEAGCPVCSSIADTLDPNTVHLEARDVTLICSSRAPVDKLLAYRERMGWSFDWVGAGGSDFHRDLGFQYTEEELRPFLQGGVPATVSQMAQACGTDVLGYVTEGPGLSCYALSDGTVYRTYVTTARGLEPAMAYYGLLDRTPLGRHEEGEEAHWLRRHDEYERT from the coding sequence ATGCACGAGCACAGGATCGGCACGCAGGAGGAGTTCGAGGCAGCCCGGGAGGAGCTGCTCGTGCAGGAGAAAGAACTCACGCGGCGCGGCGACCAGCTCGCGCGCAAGCGCCGCGACCTTCCCTGGGTGCGGGTCGAGAAGGACTACCGCTTCGAGACCGAGGGCGGGACCGGGACGCTCGCGGACCTCTTCGCGGGGCGCTCGCAGCTGCTCGTCTACCACTTCATGTTCGGCCCTCCGTACGAGGCCGGGTGCCCGGTGTGCTCCTCCATCGCGGACACCCTCGATCCCAACACGGTCCACCTCGAGGCCCGCGACGTGACGCTGATCTGCTCCTCGCGGGCACCGGTCGACAAGCTCCTCGCCTACCGGGAGCGGATGGGCTGGAGCTTCGACTGGGTCGGCGCGGGCGGCAGCGACTTCCACCGCGACCTCGGCTTCCAGTACACGGAGGAGGAGCTGCGGCCGTTCCTCCAGGGCGGGGTTCCGGCGACCGTGAGCCAGATGGCGCAGGCGTGCGGCACGGACGTGCTCGGCTACGTCACCGAAGGCCCCGGGCTGAGCTGCTACGCCCTGTCGGACGGCACCGTCTACCGGACGTACGTCACCACCGCCCGCGGCCTGGAGCCGGCCATGGCCTACTACGGCCTCCTCGACCGCACGCCGCTGGGCCGCCACGAGGAGGGCGAGGAGGCCCACTGGCTGCGCCGCCACGACGAGTACGAAAGGACCTGA
- a CDS encoding DUF2182 domain-containing protein, which produces MPHLRLAPPAPTRPGVLLPARDLAVAWVLMVLLAALAWVLTIGQARHMGMEPGTMGLALPLFLLLWVVMMAAMMLPSVAPVAITWVRGINRSSAGPGRTLRITGFVCGYLLAWTAFGLLAYGALAATGHLVDRVAGAGRWIGAAAFLLAAAQQFGPLKRVCLRHCRNPMFQLLQYSRFRPWAKDLRVGAHHGLYCVGCCWGLMIVLIPLGVMNVAAMAVLAAVIFLEKLWRQGPWLAWAVGFAFLALAVLSLSQDWLLPGLETSGPPMDPMGIG; this is translated from the coding sequence ATGCCGCACCTTCGCCTGGCCCCGCCGGCACCTACGCGGCCCGGAGTGCTGCTGCCCGCGCGTGACCTGGCGGTCGCGTGGGTGCTGATGGTGCTGCTGGCCGCCCTGGCGTGGGTGCTCACCATCGGCCAGGCCCGTCACATGGGGATGGAGCCCGGCACCATGGGCTTGGCGCTGCCCCTCTTCCTGCTGCTGTGGGTCGTCATGATGGCGGCGATGATGCTGCCGTCCGTCGCACCCGTCGCCATCACCTGGGTCCGCGGCATCAACCGCAGCTCGGCCGGCCCCGGCCGCACCCTGCGGATCACCGGCTTCGTCTGCGGCTACCTCCTCGCCTGGACGGCCTTCGGCCTGCTCGCGTACGGCGCACTGGCCGCGACCGGGCACCTCGTGGACCGCGTCGCCGGGGCGGGCCGCTGGATCGGCGCCGCTGCCTTCCTCCTCGCGGCGGCGCAGCAGTTCGGGCCGCTGAAGCGCGTCTGCCTGCGGCACTGCCGCAACCCGATGTTCCAGCTGCTCCAGTACTCGCGTTTCCGGCCCTGGGCCAAGGACCTGCGGGTGGGCGCGCACCACGGGCTCTACTGCGTCGGATGCTGCTGGGGCCTGATGATCGTCCTGATCCCGCTCGGCGTCATGAACGTGGCCGCGATGGCCGTGCTCGCAGCGGTGATCTTCCTGGAGAAACTCTGGCGGCAAGGGCCCTGGCTGGCCTGGGCCGTCGGCTTCGCCTTCCTGGCCCTGGCCGTGCTCTCCCTCTCCCAGGACTGGCTGCTGCCCGGCCTGGAGACGTCCGGTCCGCCCATGGACCCGATGGGCATCGGATGA
- a CDS encoding DUF1326 domain-containing protein — MSETTATVPRWHAAGDWFDTCRCNVPCPCSFAQPPTYGECDGVLAWHVREGNYGEVRLDGLNVLMLGSFVGNIWADHTDSYAAVFLDERADDAQRGALQMIFGGQAGSWPAEMVSMMDAEMRGMDFAPIRIEVDEDLGGWRATIPGRVEASAVALTGPTTPDGARVQSTNLPGSETGPGQVATWGRSTADRADAFGFHWSREGQSSKHITFDWTGPDQGDGH; from the coding sequence ATGTCCGAGACGACGGCGACTGTTCCACGATGGCACGCGGCCGGTGACTGGTTCGACACCTGCCGGTGCAATGTTCCCTGCCCCTGTTCGTTCGCCCAGCCACCCACCTACGGCGAATGCGACGGTGTCCTGGCCTGGCACGTACGCGAGGGCAACTACGGCGAGGTGCGCCTGGACGGCCTCAACGTGCTGATGCTCGGCTCCTTCGTCGGCAACATATGGGCCGATCACACCGACTCGTACGCGGCCGTCTTCCTCGACGAGCGCGCCGACGACGCGCAGCGCGGGGCACTTCAGATGATCTTCGGTGGCCAGGCCGGAAGCTGGCCCGCCGAGATGGTGAGCATGATGGACGCCGAGATGCGGGGCATGGACTTCGCCCCGATCCGGATCGAGGTCGACGAGGACCTCGGCGGCTGGCGGGCCACGATCCCCGGCCGGGTCGAGGCCAGTGCCGTTGCGCTCACCGGGCCGACGACACCGGACGGCGCCCGGGTCCAGTCGACCAACCTGCCGGGCTCGGAGACCGGGCCGGGGCAGGTCGCGACCTGGGGTCGCTCGACGGCGGACCGCGCCGATGCCTTCGGCTTCCACTGGAGCAGGGAGGGACAGTCCAGCAAGCACATCACCTTCGACTGGACGGGCCCCGACCAGGGCGACGGGCACTGA